One stretch of Saccharomonospora xinjiangensis XJ-54 DNA includes these proteins:
- a CDS encoding acetolactate synthase large subunit — MAMNGAQSLIHTLVDADVDVCFTNPGTSEMHFVAALDDVPQVRGVLGLSEGVVTGAADGYGRVAGKPAATLLHLGPGLANGIANLHNARRAHTPVVNVIGDHATYHKKFDAPLESDIEALAGSLNGWVRRSSSTADVGADAAAAVAAAKDAPGRVATLILPADVSWGEGGAPAAPVPPRAPRPVASAVVKTVADVLRGDEPVAVLVGGAGCREAGMRALSRIAKATSAKPFAETFPARIERGAGLPNIERLGYLAEQVAYQLDGVRHIVVAGTRPPVSFFAYPGKASDLVPEGAHVHMLAEVGDDVVAALEELADEVAEGVEPDLAPAQRPELPTGDLTPQNWAQVIGALLPEGAIVSDEANTSGLLVPMATAGAPRHDVLTLTGGAIGQGMPVATGAAIAAPDRPVINLESDGSALYTVQSLWTQARENLNVTTVVLNNRAYAILRMELQRVGAESSGPKAGSLLDLSTPDLDFVRMAEGFGVPATRAKTAEQLAEQFRRAVSEPGPHLIEAMVPPLL, encoded by the coding sequence ATGGCAATGAACGGCGCACAGTCGTTGATCCACACTCTCGTCGATGCCGACGTTGACGTGTGCTTCACCAACCCCGGCACGTCGGAGATGCACTTCGTCGCCGCGCTCGACGACGTGCCCCAGGTGCGGGGAGTGCTCGGCCTGTCGGAGGGCGTCGTGACCGGAGCGGCCGACGGGTACGGCCGCGTCGCGGGCAAACCGGCGGCGACGCTGCTCCACCTCGGTCCAGGGCTCGCGAATGGGATCGCGAACCTGCACAACGCCCGCCGCGCACACACGCCCGTCGTCAACGTGATCGGCGATCACGCGACCTACCATAAGAAGTTCGACGCGCCGCTGGAATCCGACATCGAGGCTCTGGCCGGGTCGCTGAACGGCTGGGTTCGGCGGTCGTCGAGCACGGCCGACGTCGGTGCCGACGCGGCGGCTGCGGTCGCGGCGGCCAAGGACGCACCAGGTCGCGTGGCGACGCTGATCCTGCCGGCCGACGTGTCGTGGGGCGAAGGTGGTGCCCCTGCCGCGCCGGTTCCCCCGCGTGCGCCGCGCCCCGTGGCCTCGGCCGTTGTGAAGACCGTCGCCGACGTTCTGCGCGGTGACGAACCGGTGGCCGTGCTGGTCGGCGGAGCAGGGTGCCGCGAGGCCGGGATGCGCGCGTTGAGCCGCATCGCGAAGGCCACGTCGGCGAAGCCGTTCGCGGAGACATTCCCCGCCCGCATCGAACGCGGCGCAGGCCTTCCCAACATCGAGCGGCTCGGCTACCTCGCCGAGCAGGTGGCCTACCAGCTCGACGGCGTGCGGCACATCGTCGTCGCGGGAACCCGCCCTCCCGTGTCGTTCTTCGCCTACCCCGGCAAGGCGAGCGACCTCGTGCCGGAAGGTGCCCACGTCCACATGCTGGCCGAGGTGGGCGACGATGTCGTCGCGGCTCTCGAAGAGCTGGCCGACGAGGTGGCTGAGGGAGTTGAACCGGACCTCGCGCCCGCCCAGCGGCCGGAGCTGCCGACCGGCGACCTGACGCCGCAGAACTGGGCGCAGGTGATCGGCGCGCTGCTTCCCGAGGGCGCGATCGTCTCCGACGAGGCGAACACGTCCGGATTACTGGTGCCGATGGCCACCGCCGGAGCCCCCCGCCACGACGTGCTGACGTTGACCGGAGGAGCGATCGGGCAGGGCATGCCGGTGGCCACGGGCGCGGCCATCGCGGCGCCAGACCGCCCGGTGATCAACCTGGAGTCCGACGGCAGCGCGCTGTACACCGTCCAGTCACTGTGGACGCAGGCTCGGGAGAACCTGAACGTCACAACGGTGGTGCTCAACAACCGCGCCTACGCCATCCTGCGGATGGAATTGCAGCGGGTTGGCGCGGAGTCGTCGGGACCGAAGGCAGGCAGCCTGCTCGATCTGTCCACACCGGACCTCGACTTCGTGCGCATGGCCGAGGGCTTCGGCGTCCCCGCCACCAGGGCGAAGACGGCCGAACAACTCGCGGAGCAGTTCCGCCGTGCGGTCTCGGAGCCGGGCCCCCACCTCATCGAAGCCATGGTGCCGCCCCTGCTCTGA
- a CDS encoding FAD-binding oxidoreductase, with protein MGDVAQRLTEIVGADNVASGDAVGDDYTGDEALAGGKVRPAHVVKPGTADEVAAVLRLATEESVPVTARGSGTGLSGAARPMAGGLVVSFERMNAILDIDTVNHVAVVQPGVSLSDLDSRAAEAGLRYTVYPGEMSASVGGNVGTNAGGMRAVKYGVTRHNILGLQAALPTGELIRTGGRTVKTSTGYDLTQLIIGSEGTLALATEVIVKLHPRLPHDTTVLAPFPALDTVMSSVPRVLSSGLAPHILEYIDALTMAAITHTAELSLGIPDDVRESSQAYLVVALENRDADRLAGDVEVLGTLLTELGASDVYVLEGPSARKLVEAREKAFWTAKAAGADEVIDVVVPRSALSAFLAESQAAAARTESGVVGCGHAGDGNVHLAVFQKDKDKRSQLLHEIFAASMALGGAISGEHGIGRAKKEHFLKLEDPVKIELMSRVKRAFDPAGILNPGVLFGRED; from the coding sequence ATGGGCGACGTAGCGCAGCGGCTGACCGAGATCGTCGGCGCCGACAACGTGGCGAGCGGCGACGCCGTCGGTGACGACTACACCGGCGACGAGGCACTTGCCGGTGGCAAGGTCCGGCCTGCTCACGTGGTGAAACCCGGAACCGCCGACGAGGTCGCCGCCGTCCTGCGGCTGGCCACCGAGGAGTCCGTTCCCGTGACGGCCCGAGGCTCCGGCACCGGGCTCTCCGGAGCGGCGCGCCCCATGGCCGGTGGCCTCGTCGTCTCGTTCGAGCGCATGAACGCGATCCTCGACATCGACACCGTCAACCACGTCGCCGTGGTGCAGCCCGGAGTGTCACTGTCCGACCTGGACAGCAGAGCCGCTGAGGCAGGTCTCCGCTACACCGTGTACCCCGGTGAGATGAGCGCGAGTGTCGGCGGCAATGTCGGCACCAACGCAGGCGGCATGCGTGCCGTCAAGTACGGTGTCACCCGGCACAATATTCTCGGCCTCCAGGCCGCGCTGCCGACGGGTGAACTGATCCGCACCGGAGGCCGGACAGTCAAGACCTCCACCGGCTACGACCTCACGCAGTTGATCATCGGTTCTGAGGGGACGCTCGCGCTCGCCACCGAGGTGATCGTCAAACTGCACCCCCGCCTCCCCCACGACACGACGGTCCTCGCGCCCTTCCCCGCACTCGACACGGTGATGAGCTCCGTTCCCCGCGTTCTCTCCAGTGGACTCGCGCCGCACATCCTCGAATACATCGACGCGCTCACGATGGCCGCCATCACCCACACCGCCGAGTTGTCCCTCGGCATCCCCGACGATGTGCGCGAGTCGTCGCAGGCGTACCTCGTCGTGGCTCTGGAGAACAGGGACGCCGACCGGCTCGCCGGTGACGTCGAGGTACTCGGGACCCTGCTCACCGAACTCGGAGCCTCCGACGTCTACGTGCTCGAAGGCCCCTCGGCGCGCAAACTCGTCGAAGCGAGGGAGAAGGCGTTCTGGACCGCCAAGGCAGCGGGCGCCGACGAGGTGATCGACGTCGTCGTGCCCCGATCGGCCCTCTCCGCGTTTCTCGCCGAGTCGCAGGCCGCCGCGGCGCGCACGGAGTCAGGCGTGGTCGGCTGCGGGCACGCGGGCGACGGCAACGTGCACCTCGCTGTCTTCCAGAAGGACAAGGACAAGCGTTCCCAGCTCCTGCACGAGATTTTCGCCGCGAGTATGGCGCTCGGCGGAGCGATCTCCGGCGAACACGGCATCGGAAGGGCGAAGAAGGAACACTTCCTCAAGCTGGAGGACCCAGTCAAGATCGAACTGATGAGCCGGGTGAAGCGCGCTTTCGACCCCGCGGGCATCCTGAACCCCGGCGTGCTCTTCGGCCGAGAGGACTAG
- a CDS encoding DUF3830 family protein, translating to MARYITITLDKRGVSCRARLLDAEAPRTCKAVWDALPQSGSAYHAKYARNEVYTLVPPFADPQPGRENPTVTPIPGDVVYFGFEAWEIGNPAYGYDEESAAHSEQGATDLAIFYGRNNLLINGDAGWVPGNVFATIVEGLDEMAAAAQDLWLRGVEGETLTFARA from the coding sequence TTGGCCCGCTACATCACCATCACGCTCGACAAGCGTGGCGTCTCGTGCCGCGCCCGCCTGCTCGACGCCGAGGCGCCGAGGACCTGCAAGGCGGTGTGGGACGCCCTGCCGCAGAGCGGTTCGGCGTACCACGCGAAGTACGCGCGCAACGAGGTCTACACCCTCGTGCCGCCGTTCGCCGACCCGCAACCAGGCCGGGAGAACCCCACCGTGACACCCATTCCCGGCGACGTCGTCTACTTCGGGTTCGAGGCATGGGAGATCGGCAATCCCGCATACGGCTACGACGAGGAAAGCGCCGCCCACAGTGAACAGGGCGCCACGGATCTCGCCATTTTCTACGGCCGGAACAACCTGCTGATCAACGGTGACGCCGGCTGGGTGCCCGGCAACGTGTTCGCCACGATCGTCGAGGGGCTCGACGAGATGGCGGCCGCGGCGCAGGACCTCTGGCTGCGGGGTGTCGAGGGGGAGACGCTGACGTTCGCCCGCGCGTGA
- a CDS encoding aspartate aminotransferase family protein, protein MAQLSPILKQATPVVVDHGEGAYLYDTSGRRHLDFTAGIGVTSTGHCHPRVVAAAQEQVGKLIHGQYTTVMHKPLLELSERLGEVLPKGLDSLFFANSGSEAVEAALRLTRQATGRPNVVVFQGGFHGRTVAAASMTTSGTRFSAGFSPLMSGVHVAPFPYAYHYGWDERTATEFALRELDYLFATQTSPQETAAFFVEPMLGEGGYVPANTEFMAGLRRRADEHGILLVVDEIQTGFGRTGKFWGHEHFDVRPDVVLIAKGLASGFPLSGIAASKDLMGKAWPGSQGGTYGGNAVSCAAAIATLDVIKEEHLVENAAARGRQLLDGAKAVGDKTPGIGDVRGLGLLVGSEFVTSDGKPDTATAQAAQKAAAEKGLLLLTCGAFMNVVRMIPPLVVTSEQIEEALEIWTDVVASVTA, encoded by the coding sequence ATGGCCCAGCTTTCCCCGATCCTCAAGCAGGCCACCCCGGTCGTCGTCGATCACGGCGAAGGCGCCTATCTCTACGACACCAGCGGACGCCGTCACCTCGATTTCACAGCGGGTATCGGCGTGACCAGCACCGGGCACTGCCACCCCCGCGTCGTGGCCGCCGCGCAGGAGCAGGTCGGCAAGCTGATCCACGGCCAGTACACCACCGTGATGCACAAGCCCCTCCTCGAACTCAGCGAACGGCTCGGCGAGGTGCTGCCGAAGGGCCTCGACTCGCTCTTCTTCGCCAACTCTGGCAGTGAAGCCGTCGAGGCCGCGCTCCGCCTGACCAGGCAGGCAACGGGACGGCCCAACGTGGTCGTGTTCCAGGGCGGCTTCCACGGCCGCACGGTGGCGGCAGCGTCGATGACGACGTCGGGGACCCGCTTCAGCGCCGGTTTCTCCCCGCTGATGAGCGGCGTGCACGTGGCACCGTTCCCCTACGCCTACCACTACGGCTGGGACGAGCGGACGGCGACGGAGTTCGCACTGCGCGAACTGGACTACCTTTTCGCCACGCAGACCTCGCCGCAGGAGACGGCCGCGTTCTTCGTCGAGCCGATGCTGGGCGAGGGCGGCTACGTGCCCGCGAACACCGAGTTCATGGCCGGGCTGCGGCGGCGGGCCGACGAGCACGGCATTCTCCTCGTCGTTGACGAGATCCAGACCGGTTTCGGGCGCACAGGGAAGTTCTGGGGCCACGAGCACTTCGACGTGCGCCCCGACGTCGTGCTCATTGCGAAGGGCCTCGCCAGCGGCTTCCCGCTCTCGGGCATCGCCGCGTCGAAGGACCTCATGGGCAAGGCGTGGCCGGGTTCACAAGGAGGCACCTACGGCGGCAACGCGGTCTCGTGCGCGGCTGCCATCGCCACCCTCGACGTGATCAAGGAGGAGCACCTCGTCGAGAACGCGGCGGCGCGGGGCAGGCAACTGCTCGACGGCGCGAAGGCGGTCGGCGACAAGACGCCGGGCATCGGTGACGTGCGGGGACTCGGCCTGCTGGTCGGATCGGAGTTCGTGACGTCCGACGGCAAGCCCGACACCGCGACCGCGCAGGCGGCGCAGAAGGCAGCGGCGGAGAAAGGGCTGCTGCTGCTCACCTGCGGCGCGTTCATGAACGTCGTGCGCATGATCCCGCCGCTGGTCGTCACCAGTGAGCAGATCGAGGAGGCGCTGGAGATCTGGACCGACGTCGTCGCCTCGGTCACCGCCTGA
- a CDS encoding NAD-dependent succinate-semialdehyde dehydrogenase, translating into MSAVTESSVVEAVTKELFIGGKWTPSTSGATFPVHDPATGAVLCEVADASAEDGMAALDAAASAQADWAAHPPRERGEILRRAYDALLARQEELALLMTLEMGKPLAESRGEVAYAAEFFRWFAEEAVRIDGGYAVAPNGTGRFLVTKQPVGPSLLITPWNFPMAMGTRKIGPAVAAGCTMVVKPAEQTPLSMLALAQVLAEAGLPDGVLNVVTTTDPGGVMEPLIRDGRARKLSFTGSTAVGRVLLRQCADKVLRTSMELGGNAPFLVFDDADLDAAVDGAMQAKMRNIGEACTAANRFYVQRGVADEFARRLTERMSALPIGRGTEEGVVVGPLIDSDAVAKVGELVEDAARRGAQVLTGGATLDGPGNFYQPTVLTNVPSGARMSVEEIFGPVAPISVFDTEDEALAAANDTEYGLVGYVYTNDVKRALRVSERLETGMVGLNQGIVSNPAAPFGGVKQSGLGREGGTVGIDEFLETKYIAVSL; encoded by the coding sequence ATGAGCGCGGTCACCGAGTCGAGCGTGGTGGAAGCCGTCACCAAGGAGCTGTTCATCGGCGGCAAGTGGACGCCGTCCACCAGCGGCGCGACGTTCCCCGTGCACGACCCGGCCACGGGAGCGGTGCTCTGCGAGGTCGCCGACGCCTCGGCCGAGGACGGGATGGCGGCACTCGACGCCGCCGCCTCCGCGCAGGCCGACTGGGCGGCGCACCCGCCGAGGGAGCGCGGGGAGATCCTCCGCAGGGCCTACGACGCGCTTCTGGCAAGGCAGGAGGAGCTGGCCCTGCTGATGACGCTGGAGATGGGCAAGCCGCTCGCCGAGTCCCGAGGCGAGGTGGCCTATGCCGCCGAGTTCTTCCGCTGGTTCGCCGAGGAGGCCGTGCGCATCGATGGCGGGTACGCCGTGGCACCGAACGGCACCGGCCGGTTCCTCGTCACCAAGCAGCCCGTTGGTCCTTCCCTGCTCATCACGCCGTGGAACTTCCCGATGGCGATGGGCACGCGCAAGATCGGCCCCGCCGTGGCGGCGGGCTGCACCATGGTCGTCAAGCCCGCGGAGCAGACACCGCTGTCGATGCTGGCCCTCGCACAGGTTCTCGCCGAAGCCGGATTGCCTGACGGTGTTCTCAACGTCGTCACCACAACCGACCCCGGCGGTGTGATGGAGCCGCTCATCCGCGACGGCAGGGCGCGCAAGCTGTCGTTCACCGGTTCGACGGCCGTGGGGCGTGTGCTGCTGCGACAGTGCGCCGACAAGGTGCTGCGCACGTCGATGGAGCTCGGCGGCAACGCGCCGTTCCTGGTGTTCGACGACGCCGACCTCGACGCGGCGGTGGACGGCGCCATGCAGGCCAAGATGCGCAACATCGGGGAGGCGTGCACGGCGGCGAACCGCTTCTACGTGCAGCGCGGTGTCGCCGACGAGTTCGCGCGCAGGCTCACCGAGCGCATGTCCGCGTTGCCCATCGGCCGCGGTACGGAGGAGGGCGTCGTCGTCGGCCCACTGATCGACTCCGACGCCGTGGCGAAGGTCGGTGAACTCGTGGAGGACGCGGCCCGGCGTGGCGCGCAGGTGCTGACCGGCGGCGCGACTCTGGACGGGCCAGGCAACTTCTACCAGCCCACCGTGCTCACCAACGTGCCGTCCGGTGCCCGGATGTCGGTCGAGGAGATCTTCGGTCCGGTCGCGCCGATCTCGGTCTTCGACACGGAGGACGAGGCACTCGCCGCGGCCAACGACACCGAGTACGGGCTCGTCGGCTACGTCTACACCAACGACGTCAAGCGCGCGCTGCGGGTCAGCGAGCGGCTCGAAACGGGAATGGTGGGCCTGAACCAGGGCATCGTGTCCAACCCGGCCGCACCGTTCGGCGGCGTGAAACAGTCCGGCCTCGGCAGGGAGGGCGGCACCGTTGGCATCGACGAGTTCCTCGAGACCAAGTACATCGCGGTGAGCCTGTGA
- a CDS encoding tartrate dehydrogenase yields MSAPVRTYEIATIPGDGIGVDVTVEARKVLDAAAAQHGFALRWTEFDYSCERYSATGAMMPEDGVAKLAGFDSILLGAVGFPGVPDHVSLWGLLIPLRRAFSQYVNLRPVRLLPGTTSVLANRTADELEMVIVRENSEGEYSTLGGRHNAGQPGEFVLQESVFTRVGVERIIRYSFELARTRSKRVCSATKSNGIIHTMPFWDEIFELVAAEYADVAAEQCHIDALAARMVQHPDRLDVIVASNLFGDILSDLAAAVTGGLGMAPSGNINPERTHPSMFEAVHGSAPDIAGKGIANPVAQILAATMMLDHLGEVEAARSVNAAVEKVLEEGRVATPDLGGKATTEQLGTAIAEAL; encoded by the coding sequence GTGAGCGCGCCGGTGAGGACCTACGAGATCGCCACGATCCCCGGTGACGGCATCGGCGTCGATGTCACCGTGGAGGCGCGCAAGGTGCTCGACGCCGCCGCGGCCCAGCACGGTTTCGCGTTGCGGTGGACCGAGTTCGACTACAGCTGCGAGCGCTACAGCGCCACGGGCGCGATGATGCCGGAGGACGGCGTCGCGAAGCTGGCAGGCTTCGACTCCATCCTGCTCGGAGCCGTTGGATTTCCCGGCGTGCCGGACCACGTCTCGCTGTGGGGGCTGCTGATTCCGCTGCGGCGCGCGTTCTCGCAGTACGTCAACCTCCGGCCGGTGCGCCTGCTGCCCGGCACCACGTCGGTGCTGGCGAACCGCACGGCGGACGAACTGGAGATGGTGATCGTCCGCGAGAACTCGGAGGGCGAGTACTCGACCCTCGGCGGCAGGCACAACGCCGGCCAGCCCGGCGAGTTCGTGCTCCAGGAGTCGGTGTTCACGCGCGTCGGGGTCGAGCGCATCATCCGGTACTCGTTCGAGCTGGCCCGAACCCGCTCGAAGCGCGTCTGCTCGGCCACCAAGTCGAACGGCATCATCCACACGATGCCGTTCTGGGACGAGATCTTCGAACTCGTCGCGGCCGAGTATGCCGACGTGGCGGCCGAGCAGTGCCACATCGACGCGCTCGCCGCCAGGATGGTGCAACATCCAGACCGGCTCGACGTGATCGTGGCGTCGAACCTGTTCGGCGACATCCTGAGCGACCTCGCCGCGGCCGTGACCGGAGGGCTCGGCATGGCGCCGTCCGGCAACATCAATCCGGAACGCACCCACCCCTCGATGTTCGAGGCCGTGCACGGGAGCGCGCCGGACATCGCGGGTAAGGGGATCGCCAACCCCGTTGCGCAGATCCTCGCCGCCACGATGATGCTCGACCACCTCGGTGAGGTGGAGGCGGCACGGTCGGTGAACGCGGCCGTGGAGAAGGTGCTCGAGGAGGGCAGAGTGGCGACTCCCGACCTCGGGGGCAAGGCCACCACGGAGCAGCTCGGCACGGCGATCGCCGAGGCGCTCTGA